The Blattabacterium cuenoti genome includes the window CAATCAAAAACCCCACATACTTATCGAATGTAAAACTCCAAAAATTCCTATCACACAAAAAACTTTTGATCAAATTTCTATATATAATAAAATTATCAAAGCTCCATTTTTAATGGTAAGCAACGGAATAAAAAATTTCATTTTTCAAGTCGATAAATACAAAAAAAAATTTTCATTTTTAAAACATATTCCATAATCAATTAACAATTAAAATTATGACAAATAATGATGCATATAATCAATAATATCTAATAATTTTGTAGAATAACCAACTTCATTATCATACCAAGAAACAATTTTTAAAAAATTGGAATTTAACATAATACTCGAATTCGCATCAAAAATAGAGATTCTTTTATCTCCTATAAAATCCGTTGAAACAACAGCATCTTCTGTATATCCTAATATTCCTTTTAATGAAGTTTTAGAAGCTTGTTTCATGCAGAATTTAATTTTATCAAAATTGGTCCTGGTTTTTAGACTAACTGTAAAATCCAAAACAGATACATCTGCAACAGGAACTCTAAAAGCCATTCCTGTTAATTTTCCATTTAAACTGGGAATAATTTTTCCGACTGCATTAGCAGCACCTGTTGATGCTGGAATTATATTAACTAATGAAGATCTTCCTCCTCTCCAATCTCTAGAAGAAACAGAATCAACTACTTTTTGAGTAGTAGTAGAGGCATGTATAGTTGTCATCAACCCCTTAGATATTCCAAAATTATCATTTAAAACTTTAACAATTGGAGAAAGACAATTTGTCGTACAAGAAGCATTAGATACAATATTTTGATCCTGTCTCATATTTTTATGATTAACTCCCATGACAAACATAGGGATATCATCTTTAGGAGGAGCCGATAAAATCACTTTTCTAGCTCCTGATTTTAAATGAATATTAGCTAAATCTTTTGTTAAAAAAAGTCCAGTAGATTCAACAACATATTCTACATTCAAATCTCCCCAATTTAGTTTATCAGGGTTTTTTTCATTAGTAACCCTTATCCGTTTTTCATTTAATATTAGATAATTATTATCTTCAATACAAACATTTCCTTTAAAATTTCCATGAATGGAATCATATTTTAACATATAAGCTAAATATTCTATAGAGACTAAATCATTAATAGACACTACTTGAATATTTTTTCTACTTAAAGCAGTTAATAAAACTAATTTCCCTATTCTTCCAATTCCATTAATTCCTATTTTTATTATAGACATATTCAAAAATTTTGATTTGTTGTAAAATTAATTTTTTACTTTCAA containing:
- the gap gene encoding type I glyceraldehyde-3-phosphate dehydrogenase is translated as MSIIKIGINGIGRIGKLVLLTALSRKNIQVVSINDLVSIEYLAYMLKYDSIHGNFKGNVCIEDNNYLILNEKRIRVTNEKNPDKLNWGDLNVEYVVESTGLFLTKDLANIHLKSGARKVILSAPPKDDIPMFVMGVNHKNMRQDQNIVSNASCTTNCLSPIVKVLNDNFGISKGLMTTIHASTTTQKVVDSVSSRDWRGGRSSLVNIIPASTGAANAVGKIIPSLNGKLTGMAFRVPVADVSVLDFTVSLKTRTNFDKIKFCMKQASKTSLKGILGYTEDAVVSTDFIGDKRISIFDANSSIMLNSNFLKIVSWYDNEVGYSTKLLDIIDYMHHYLS